Proteins from a single region of Symphalangus syndactylus isolate Jambi chromosome 12, NHGRI_mSymSyn1-v2.1_pri, whole genome shotgun sequence:
- the RABGGTB gene encoding geranylgeranyl transferase type-2 subunit beta isoform X1 translates to MGTPQKDVIIKSDAPDTLLLEKHADYIASYGSKKDDYEYCMSEYLRMSGIYWGLTVMDLMGQLHRMNREEILAFIKSCQHECGGISASIGHDPHLLYTLSAVQILTLYDSINVIDVNKVVEYVKGLQKEDGSFAGDIWGEIDTRFSFCAVATLALLGKLDAINVEKAIEFVLSCMNFDGGFGCRPGSESHAGQIYCCTGFLAITSQLHQVNSDLLGWWLCERQLPSGGLNGRPEKLPDVCYSWWVLASLKIIGRLHWIDREKLRNFILACQDEETGGFADRPGDMVDPFHTLFGIAGLSLLGEEQIKPVNPVFCMPEEVLQRVNVQPELVS, encoded by the exons ggcACTCCACAGAAGGATGTTATTATCAAGTCAGATGCACCAGACACTCTGTTATTGGAGAAACATGCAGATTATATTGCATCCTATGGCTCAAAGAAAGATGattat GAATACTGTATGTCTGAGTATTTGAGAATGAGTGGCATCTATTGGGGTCTGACAGTAATGGATCTCATGGGACAACTTCATCGTATGAATAGAGAAGAgattctggcatttattaagTCTTGCCAACATGAATGCGGTGGAATAAGTGCTAGTATTGGACATGATCCTCATCTTTTATACACTCTTAGTGCTGTCCAG ATTCTTACGCTGTATGACAGTATTAATGTTATCGACGTAAATAAAGTTGTGGAATATGTTAAAGGTCTACAGAAAGAAGATGGTTCTTTTGCTGGAGATATTTGGG GAGAAATTGACACAAGATTCTCTTTTTGTGCAGTGGCAACTTTAGCTTTGTTG gGGAAGCTTGATGCTATTAATGTGGAAAAGGCAATCGAATTTGTTTTATCCTGTATGAACTTTGACGGTGGATTTGGTTGCAGACCAGGTTCTGAATCCCATGCTGGGCAG ATCTATTGTTGCACAGGATTTCTGGCTATTACAAGTCAGTTGCATCAAGTAAATTCTGATTTACTTGGCTGGTGGCTTTGTGAACGACAGTTACCCTCAGGCGGGCTCAATGGAAGGCCGGAGAAG TTACCAGATGTATGCTATTCATGGTGGGTCCTGGCTTCCCTAAAGATAATTGGAAGACTTCACTGGATTGATAGAGAGAAACTGCGTAATTTCATCTTAGCATGTCAAGATGAAGAAACGGGGGGATTTGCAGACAGGCCAGGAGATATG gtGGATCCTTTTCATACCTTAtttggaattgctggattgtcaCTTTTGGGAGAAGAACAGATTAAACCTGTTAATCCTGTCTTTTGCATGCCTGAAGAAGTGCTTCAGAGAGTGAACGTTCAGCCTGAGCTAGTGAGCTAG
- the RABGGTB gene encoding geranylgeranyl transferase type-2 subunit beta isoform X2: MGTPQKDVIIKSDAPDTLLLEKHADYIASYGSKKDDYEYCMSEYLRMSGIYWGLTVMDLMGQLHRMNREEILAFIKSCQHECGGISASIGHDPHLLYTLSAVQILTLYDSINVIDVNKVVEYVKGLQKEDGSFAGDIWVATLALLGKLDAINVEKAIEFVLSCMNFDGGFGCRPGSESHAGQIYCCTGFLAITSQLHQVNSDLLGWWLCERQLPSGGLNGRPEKLPDVCYSWWVLASLKIIGRLHWIDREKLRNFILACQDEETGGFADRPGDMVDPFHTLFGIAGLSLLGEEQIKPVNPVFCMPEEVLQRVNVQPELVS; this comes from the exons ggcACTCCACAGAAGGATGTTATTATCAAGTCAGATGCACCAGACACTCTGTTATTGGAGAAACATGCAGATTATATTGCATCCTATGGCTCAAAGAAAGATGattat GAATACTGTATGTCTGAGTATTTGAGAATGAGTGGCATCTATTGGGGTCTGACAGTAATGGATCTCATGGGACAACTTCATCGTATGAATAGAGAAGAgattctggcatttattaagTCTTGCCAACATGAATGCGGTGGAATAAGTGCTAGTATTGGACATGATCCTCATCTTTTATACACTCTTAGTGCTGTCCAG ATTCTTACGCTGTATGACAGTATTAATGTTATCGACGTAAATAAAGTTGTGGAATATGTTAAAGGTCTACAGAAAGAAGATGGTTCTTTTGCTGGAGATATTTGGG TGGCAACTTTAGCTTTGTTG gGGAAGCTTGATGCTATTAATGTGGAAAAGGCAATCGAATTTGTTTTATCCTGTATGAACTTTGACGGTGGATTTGGTTGCAGACCAGGTTCTGAATCCCATGCTGGGCAG ATCTATTGTTGCACAGGATTTCTGGCTATTACAAGTCAGTTGCATCAAGTAAATTCTGATTTACTTGGCTGGTGGCTTTGTGAACGACAGTTACCCTCAGGCGGGCTCAATGGAAGGCCGGAGAAG TTACCAGATGTATGCTATTCATGGTGGGTCCTGGCTTCCCTAAAGATAATTGGAAGACTTCACTGGATTGATAGAGAGAAACTGCGTAATTTCATCTTAGCATGTCAAGATGAAGAAACGGGGGGATTTGCAGACAGGCCAGGAGATATG gtGGATCCTTTTCATACCTTAtttggaattgctggattgtcaCTTTTGGGAGAAGAACAGATTAAACCTGTTAATCCTGTCTTTTGCATGCCTGAAGAAGTGCTTCAGAGAGTGAACGTTCAGCCTGAGCTAGTGAGCTAG
- the RABGGTB gene encoding geranylgeranyl transferase type-2 subunit beta isoform X3 — protein MSEYLRMSGIYWGLTVMDLMGQLHRMNREEILAFIKSCQHECGGISASIGHDPHLLYTLSAVQILTLYDSINVIDVNKVVEYVKGLQKEDGSFAGDIWGEIDTRFSFCAVATLALLGKLDAINVEKAIEFVLSCMNFDGGFGCRPGSESHAGQIYCCTGFLAITSQLHQVNSDLLGWWLCERQLPSGGLNGRPEKLPDVCYSWWVLASLKIIGRLHWIDREKLRNFILACQDEETGGFADRPGDMVDPFHTLFGIAGLSLLGEEQIKPVNPVFCMPEEVLQRVNVQPELVS, from the exons ATGTCTGAGTATTTGAGAATGAGTGGCATCTATTGGGGTCTGACAGTAATGGATCTCATGGGACAACTTCATCGTATGAATAGAGAAGAgattctggcatttattaagTCTTGCCAACATGAATGCGGTGGAATAAGTGCTAGTATTGGACATGATCCTCATCTTTTATACACTCTTAGTGCTGTCCAG ATTCTTACGCTGTATGACAGTATTAATGTTATCGACGTAAATAAAGTTGTGGAATATGTTAAAGGTCTACAGAAAGAAGATGGTTCTTTTGCTGGAGATATTTGGG GAGAAATTGACACAAGATTCTCTTTTTGTGCAGTGGCAACTTTAGCTTTGTTG gGGAAGCTTGATGCTATTAATGTGGAAAAGGCAATCGAATTTGTTTTATCCTGTATGAACTTTGACGGTGGATTTGGTTGCAGACCAGGTTCTGAATCCCATGCTGGGCAG ATCTATTGTTGCACAGGATTTCTGGCTATTACAAGTCAGTTGCATCAAGTAAATTCTGATTTACTTGGCTGGTGGCTTTGTGAACGACAGTTACCCTCAGGCGGGCTCAATGGAAGGCCGGAGAAG TTACCAGATGTATGCTATTCATGGTGGGTCCTGGCTTCCCTAAAGATAATTGGAAGACTTCACTGGATTGATAGAGAGAAACTGCGTAATTTCATCTTAGCATGTCAAGATGAAGAAACGGGGGGATTTGCAGACAGGCCAGGAGATATG gtGGATCCTTTTCATACCTTAtttggaattgctggattgtcaCTTTTGGGAGAAGAACAGATTAAACCTGTTAATCCTGTCTTTTGCATGCCTGAAGAAGTGCTTCAGAGAGTGAACGTTCAGCCTGAGCTAGTGAGCTAG